The Nostoc sp. PCC 7524 nucleotide sequence CATGTATTCTATATTTTGAATTCTGACGTTATATTTAGTAGCCTATAGGTAATTTTTAGTGCAATGGTAAGTCAAGTCCCTAACAAAACTTGCCCCCGTCCCTTTTTAAAGTGGGCTGGGGGTAAAAGTAGATTAATTCCTCAATATATTCGTTATTTACCCAAAGGTTATCAGACTTACTATGAGCCATTCCTCGGTGGTGGCGCTTTGTTTTTTCATTTGCAACCCATCAAGGCTAGATTAACTGATATCAATGCTGAATTAATTACAACTTATCGCTGTGTTCGGGATCATGTTGAGGAATTAATTTGTCTTTTACAAGAGCATAAAACTCAACATAATAGAGATTACTATTACTACATCAGGGCTAATCCTAGTAATAATGATTTAGAACAAGCGGCTAGATTTATTTATTTAAATAAGACTTGTTACAATGGGCTATATCGAGTAAATTCTCAAGGGAAATTTAACGTACCTTTAGGCAGATATAAAAACCCTAATATTTGTCCAGAAGGTTTACTGCGAGCCGCTTCTGTAGCACTGGCAACATCAGAGATTAAACAAGCAGATTTTACAGATATCCTCAATTATGCCACTAGCAGTGATGATTTTGTTTTTTGTGATCCGCCTTATCATCCCATAAGTAATACCAGTTATTTTACTGGTTACAGCCAAAATTCTTTTAGTGAGAAAGACCAAGAACGCTTGCGGAATACTTGCGCCGAATTAGCTAGCCGTGGTGTCAAAGTAGTGGTATGTAATTCTGATTCTGAATTTATTATAAAATTATATAAACAAATTAATTTTAATATTTATTCAATAGAAGCCGCACGTTCAATTAATTCTAATACTCAAAAAAGAGGGATGATTAAAGAATTATTAATTACGTCATATTAACTAAAAATTTTTATTAGCCCAGGCAATAAATCTATCTAGAGTATGCACCGCTAATAAGTTATGATTACAATTAACTTGTTGTTTTAACCATTTAATTGCGCCTTCTCTCATGCCTTCACCTCCAATCACAACAATCGTTGGGGCTGGATAGTATTCTTGAATATTCAAGTTTAAATAAGGAAACTTTTCATCCACAGAACCACCACTTTCTTGCCATTTACATTCAATAATTAATCCCGCAGAACTGACAGGCAAACCTACCACATAGAAGTCAACTTTTAGAGATGTTTCATAAATGCCATTACCAATATAAACTTGTTTGGCGTAGCGTTTTTTTAATAAGCTAGCATTGAGTAAATATTCTGCGGTGACATGATCACCGACTTGAAAATATTCATAAGCAGTTAATACCGCATCAACATTACTTTCTAAAATCTTGCCTGACTGATTTGCTCGTGCGCCTGGAGTCTTCATGATCCGCAATCCCTTGACAAAAATCCCACTGATTCTAGGATTTCACGGAAGCGATCGCAAATCGACAATTACTTAATATGAATTTTTAATACAGCAGAATTTAGAAGTCAGAAGTCAAACAAGTTGTTTTTCACTAATTCAAACACTGCTGTAGATTTATCGCCTAAATTAGTACAATGGTACTAAAAAATGAGCATAAAAATGTTAGAAAATTATGTCATTTATTGATAACAATTTCTGTATCTCAGGAGCAGAACACTAATTAAATATATAGGAATCATATTTGATTTTTGTGGGCGGCGCATAAAAATGTCAGTACACCTGATACTCTTTCCTTTCTGTCACCTGTCACCTGTCACCTGCCACCTGTCACCTGTCACCTGTCACCTACCTACACAAATAATCTTTTAATCTGTTTGAACTTCAGTATTACCATTACGCATTGCCCAAGCCATATCTAGCAATTGAGTCCAACGCTTTTGTAGTTGCTTGGGGGTGCATTTGAGGGCTTTGGCGATCGCTTGATCACTGTGTCTGGCAGTTTTCAATTCTAATAATTGCTGTTGTTGGGATGATAGGGTACTGATAAAAGTTTCCCACTGCTGGGCAGACAAGCCCAATTTTTGCTCCAAACCAGCACCTAACCATTGATGCACTAATTGCCAATGATGTTGTTTGGCAAACTTCTGCACATGATATTTAAAACGCTGTTGGAGATAATCGCGCTGACGGCTGGTAAGACCGAGAATTTGGTCAATTTCTGGCGCGGACAAATCTTGTAGCTTCAGGGTGAGGTAATCTACACAGTCAGATTGTCCTTGGGATTCCAAGTATTTGACTAATTCGGCGATGATGCGATCGCGTTCTGATTCTTCCGATGGATCAAAATTCGCTTGAGCAATCATCTGTGATCTAATTTGTTGTACCGCCGAGTTCCGTTGGTAAGATTCCGCCTCCTCTCCTTTGGCAGATTCTACAGCCATTTCAATATCTACAGCTGTTTCTTGGGGCTGACGACGGGCAAAACCTTGAGCGCGTAAAATGATTAATTGTTGGCTGTTCCCACCGGGTAAATTAATGCGGCGTTTGGCATACTGCTCTGTAAACGCCATGTACTCAGCTAATTGCAACTGAGTGCGCGGGGTGTAATCTTCCGGCAGTTCATTTTCTCGGCGAAAGGCTTTAATAGCTTCAATATAAAACGCTTGTAAAAAATCTTCAATCAAACTATAACGGCCATCAAATCCCAATTCAGAACCAGGGATAGTGACATGACGGTAAACCATCGCCCCCAAGCTACTATGTAATTCCACCCGTCCGCGCCTAGAACCCAGTTGGTAATAATGTAGGCATTTTTGCAGCCGATGGCGCGACAAAGTTAATTGCCAAGATTGAATTTGGCCAGATGTTTGAATACGCGAACTTTTATCACAAATACGTTGCACTTCTTTAGCAATACGTTGAGCTACAGCTTGTATACACCGAGAAGATGCTTTGACTTGAGCTTGCATTTCCTGACACAGCAGTTGTATCAGAGTCTCTGTAGCTGGTAATGCTTCGGTAACTACTTCACTGACAAAAGCAGATGTGGAGGTTGGTAGATTTGCAAGGTTTAGCTTCATGAATTTTCCTGGGTGTGGTGTTGCACCTTAACGCAATGCCTAGACAGCACCTGAACTTAGACTTAATCGCCCATCACAAGCACTGCTGATATATAAGACTGTAAACAATCAAAAAAAGTTACAGAGAAGGTAGTGTGTCGCTTTTTTCACGAACACCGAATCGAGGTTAGCACAAGCATATTTGCTTTGCCCTCAAAATCGCTAAAAAGCTTAATATGTCTCAATCACTGCCATTCCTTTGTTTTTATTCCCAGTTCTTGTAGGTATGACAATCACGAAACTGGAGTATTTTGGTGACATGATTCCGAAACCGACGGGGAAGCCTGTGAAGTTCAGTTGTTATACCCACGCTGACACTGCTTCCCAACCTAAACCCCG carries:
- a CDS encoding DNA adenine methylase, with the translated sequence MVSQVPNKTCPRPFLKWAGGKSRLIPQYIRYLPKGYQTYYEPFLGGGALFFHLQPIKARLTDINAELITTYRCVRDHVEELICLLQEHKTQHNRDYYYYIRANPSNNDLEQAARFIYLNKTCYNGLYRVNSQGKFNVPLGRYKNPNICPEGLLRAASVALATSEIKQADFTDILNYATSSDDFVFCDPPYHPISNTSYFTGYSQNSFSEKDQERLRNTCAELASRGVKVVVCNSDSEFIIKLYKQINFNIYSIEAARSINSNTQKRGMIKELLITSY
- a CDS encoding PD-(D/E)XK nuclease superfamily protein; its protein translation is MKTPGARANQSGKILESNVDAVLTAYEYFQVGDHVTAEYLLNASLLKKRYAKQVYIGNGIYETSLKVDFYVVGLPVSSAGLIIECKWQESGGSVDEKFPYLNLNIQEYYPAPTIVVIGGEGMREGAIKWLKQQVNCNHNLLAVHTLDRFIAWANKNF
- a CDS encoding HetZ-related protein produces the protein MKLNLANLPTSTSAFVSEVVTEALPATETLIQLLCQEMQAQVKASSRCIQAVAQRIAKEVQRICDKSSRIQTSGQIQSWQLTLSRHRLQKCLHYYQLGSRRGRVELHSSLGAMVYRHVTIPGSELGFDGRYSLIEDFLQAFYIEAIKAFRRENELPEDYTPRTQLQLAEYMAFTEQYAKRRINLPGGNSQQLIILRAQGFARRQPQETAVDIEMAVESAKGEEAESYQRNSAVQQIRSQMIAQANFDPSEESERDRIIAELVKYLESQGQSDCVDYLTLKLQDLSAPEIDQILGLTSRQRDYLQQRFKYHVQKFAKQHHWQLVHQWLGAGLEQKLGLSAQQWETFISTLSSQQQQLLELKTARHSDQAIAKALKCTPKQLQKRWTQLLDMAWAMRNGNTEVQTD